One stretch of Streptomyces sp. NBC_01142 DNA includes these proteins:
- a CDS encoding ubiquitin-like protein Pup: MATKDTGGGQQKATRSTEETEEQTQEAQASEDLKERQEKLSDDVDSVLDEIDDVLEENAEDFVRSFVQKGGQ; the protein is encoded by the coding sequence ATGGCGACCAAGGACACCGGCGGCGGACAGCAGAAGGCCACGCGTTCCACTGAGGAGACCGAGGAGCAGACGCAGGAAGCGCAGGCTTCGGAGGACCTCAAGGAGCGCCAGGAGAAGCTGTCGGACGACGTCGACTCCGTACTGGACGAGATCGACGACGTGCTCGAGGAGAATGCCGAGGACTTCGTTCGCTCATTTGTCCAAAAAGGCGGACAATAG
- the arc gene encoding proteasome ATPase has product MAAHDDDINRGIRPGRGSEDPAGQVAYLEQEIAVLRRKLADSPRHTRILEERIVELQTNLAGVSAQNERLASTLREARDQIVALKEEVDRLAQPPAGFGVFLQANEDGTCDIFTGGRKLRVNVSPSVELDELRRGQEVMLNEALNVVEAMEYERAGDIVTLKEILEDGERALVVGHTDEERVVRLAEPLLDITIRPGDALLLEPRSGYVYEVVPKSEVEELVLEEVPDVDYDKIGGLGGQIEMIRDAVELPYLHPDLFKEHELRPPKGILLYGPPGCGKTLIAKAVANSLAKKVAEVTGQPAGKSYFLNIKGPELLNKYVGETERHIRLVFQRAREKASEGTPVIVFFDEMESLFRTRGSGVSSDVENTIVPQLLAEIDGVEGLENVIVIGASNREDMIDPAILRPGRLDVKIKIERPDAEAAKDIFAKYLTASLPLHADDLSEHSGSKDAAAHAMIQSVVEQMYAESEENRFLEVTYANGDKEVLYFKDFNSGAMIQNIVDRAKKMAIKAFLDQNQKGLRVAHLLQACVDEFKENEDLPNTTNPDDWARISGKKGERIVFIRTLVTGKQGADTGRSIDTVANTGQYL; this is encoded by the coding sequence GTGGCAGCCCACGACGACGACATCAACCGCGGCATCCGGCCGGGGCGGGGGTCTGAAGACCCAGCCGGCCAGGTTGCCTATCTCGAGCAGGAAATCGCCGTCCTGCGCCGCAAGCTCGCCGACTCTCCGCGCCATACGAGGATTCTCGAAGAGCGGATCGTCGAGCTGCAGACAAATCTGGCCGGCGTGTCCGCACAGAACGAGCGGCTCGCCAGTACGCTCCGCGAGGCCCGCGACCAGATCGTGGCCCTCAAGGAGGAGGTCGACCGGCTTGCACAGCCGCCGGCCGGCTTCGGTGTCTTCCTGCAGGCCAACGAGGACGGCACATGTGACATCTTCACCGGGGGCCGCAAGCTCCGGGTGAATGTCAGCCCCAGCGTCGAGCTCGACGAGCTCCGGCGCGGCCAGGAAGTCATGCTCAACGAGGCGCTCAACGTGGTCGAGGCCATGGAGTACGAGCGCGCCGGGGACATCGTCACCCTCAAGGAGATCCTCGAGGATGGCGAGCGCGCCCTGGTGGTCGGGCACACCGACGAGGAACGGGTGGTGCGGCTCGCGGAGCCGCTGCTGGACATCACCATCCGCCCCGGCGACGCCCTGCTGCTCGAGCCCCGCTCCGGCTACGTCTACGAAGTGGTTCCCAAGAGCGAGGTCGAAGAGCTCGTCCTCGAAGAGGTCCCGGACGTCGACTACGACAAGATCGGCGGTCTGGGCGGCCAGATCGAGATGATCCGCGACGCAGTCGAGCTCCCCTACCTCCATCCGGACCTCTTCAAGGAGCACGAACTGCGGCCGCCGAAGGGCATCCTGCTCTACGGTCCGCCCGGATGCGGCAAGACGCTGATCGCGAAGGCGGTTGCCAACTCCCTTGCCAAGAAGGTCGCCGAGGTGACCGGACAGCCCGCGGGGAAGAGCTACTTCCTCAACATCAAGGGCCCCGAGCTCCTCAACAAGTACGTCGGAGAGACCGAGCGGCACATCCGTCTCGTCTTCCAGCGTGCCCGGGAGAAGGCGAGCGAGGGTACCCCCGTGATCGTCTTCTTCGACGAGATGGAATCCCTCTTCCGCACCCGTGGTTCCGGTGTCAGCTCGGACGTGGAGAACACCATCGTCCCGCAGCTGCTCGCCGAGATCGACGGTGTGGAGGGCCTGGAGAACGTCATCGTCATCGGCGCCTCCAACCGCGAGGACATGATCGACCCCGCGATCCTGCGGCCCGGCCGGCTCGACGTCAAGATCAAGATCGAGCGTCCGGACGCGGAGGCCGCGAAGGACATCTTCGCCAAGTACCTGACGGCTTCGCTGCCCCTGCACGCCGACGACCTGTCCGAGCACAGCGGCTCGAAGGATGCCGCCGCGCACGCGATGATCCAGTCCGTCGTCGAGCAGATGTACGCGGAATCGGAGGAGAACCGCTTCCTCGAGGTCACGTACGCGAACGGCGACAAGGAAGTCCTGTACTTCAAGGACTTCAACTCCGGCGCGATGATCCAGAACATCGTCGACCGGGCCAAGAAGATGGCCATCAAAGCCTTCCTCGACCAGAATCAGAAGGGCCTTCGGGTCGCCCATCTCCTCCAGGCATGCGTGGACGAGTTCAAGGAGAACGAGGACCTGCCGAACACCACCAACCCGGACGACTGGGCCAGGATCTCCGGTAAGAAGGGCGAGCGGATTGTGTTCATCCGTACCCTTGTGACCGGAAAGCAGGGCGCGGACACCGGACGTTCCATCGACACGGTGGCCAACACAGGTCAATACCTGTAG
- the prcB gene encoding proteasome subunit beta, with translation MEANTRSTGRLPAAFLTPGSSSFMDFLGQHSPEMLPGKRVLPPVQGVIEAPHGTTIVATTFPGGVVLAGDRRATMGNMIAQRDIEKVFPADEYSAVGIAGTAGLAVEMVKLFQLELEHFEKVEGAQLSLEGKANRLSTMIRSNLGMAMQGLAVVPLFAGYDVDREKGRIFSYDVTGGRSEEHGYAATGSGSIFARGAMKKLYREDLTEQQATTLVIQALYDAADDDSATGGPDVARRIYPIVTVISEDGFRRLTEAESSEIARAILERRLEQPDGPRAALL, from the coding sequence GTGGAAGCCAACACTCGTAGCACCGGGCGTCTACCAGCTGCCTTCCTGACGCCGGGCTCCTCGTCATTCATGGACTTCCTGGGCCAGCACTCCCCGGAGATGCTGCCCGGCAAGCGCGTCCTGCCGCCCGTCCAGGGAGTCATCGAGGCGCCGCACGGCACCACCATCGTCGCGACGACCTTCCCCGGCGGCGTGGTGCTTGCCGGTGACCGGCGGGCGACCATGGGCAACATGATCGCGCAGCGCGACATCGAGAAGGTCTTCCCGGCCGACGAGTACTCGGCCGTGGGTATCGCCGGCACCGCCGGCCTCGCCGTGGAGATGGTCAAGCTCTTCCAGCTCGAGCTGGAGCACTTCGAGAAGGTCGAAGGCGCCCAACTCTCCTTGGAGGGCAAGGCGAACCGGCTTTCCACCATGATCCGCAGCAACCTCGGCATGGCCATGCAGGGCCTGGCCGTGGTTCCGCTCTTCGCCGGCTACGACGTCGATCGCGAGAAGGGCCGCATTTTCTCGTACGACGTGACGGGCGGCCGCTCCGAGGAGCACGGATACGCGGCCACCGGCTCCGGCTCGATCTTCGCCCGTGGCGCGATGAAGAAGCTCTACCGCGAGGACCTGACGGAGCAGCAGGCCACCACCCTGGTCATCCAGGCGCTGTACGACGCGGCCGACGACGACTCGGCGACCGGCGGGCCCGATGTGGCCCGGCGGATCTATCCGATCGTCACCGTCATCTCCGAGGACGGCTTCCGCAGGCTCACCGAGGCCGAGTCCTCCGAGATCGCCCGCGCGATCCTGGAGCGGCGCCTCGAACAGCCCGACGGCCCGCGCGCCGCGCTGCTCTGA
- the prcA gene encoding proteasome subunit alpha, producing the protein MSTPFYVSPQQAMADRAEYARKGIARGRSLVVMQYTDGIVFVGENPSRALHKFSEIYDRIGFAAAGKYNEYENLRIGGVRYADLRGYTYDRDDVTARGLANVYAQTLGTIFSSAAEKPYEVELVVAEVGATPDGDQIYRLPHDGSIVDEHGSVAVGGSAEQISTFLDQRHRDGMSLAEALKLAVQALSNQTNGSDREIPAERLEVAVLDRTRPQQRKFKRIVGRQLSRLLEADGAASTPTDAPSDEETEDGGE; encoded by the coding sequence GTGTCGACGCCGTTCTATGTCTCACCCCAGCAGGCCATGGCGGACCGGGCGGAATACGCCCGCAAAGGAATCGCCCGTGGTCGCAGCCTCGTTGTGATGCAGTACACCGACGGCATCGTCTTCGTCGGTGAGAACCCGTCCCGTGCGCTGCACAAGTTCAGCGAGATCTACGACCGCATCGGCTTCGCCGCAGCCGGTAAGTACAACGAGTACGAGAACCTGCGCATCGGCGGCGTGCGCTACGCCGATCTGCGCGGATACACCTACGACCGCGATGATGTGACGGCCCGTGGCCTCGCCAACGTCTATGCCCAGACGCTGGGCACGATCTTCTCCAGTGCGGCCGAGAAGCCGTACGAGGTGGAGCTGGTCGTCGCCGAGGTCGGTGCCACCCCGGACGGCGACCAGATCTACCGGCTGCCGCACGACGGATCGATCGTGGACGAGCACGGCTCGGTCGCGGTCGGCGGCAGCGCGGAGCAGATCAGTACCTTCCTCGACCAGCGGCACCGCGACGGGATGTCCCTGGCCGAGGCGCTGAAGCTGGCCGTACAGGCCCTGTCCAACCAGACCAACGGCAGCGATCGGGAGATCCCCGCAGAGCGGCTGGAGGTCGCGGTCCTGGACCGTACGCGCCCCCAGCAGCGGAAGTTCAAGCGCATCGTCGGACGGCAGCTGTCCCGGCTGCTCGAGGCCGACGGCGCTGCATCGACCCCGACGGACGCGCCGTCGGACGAGGAGACCGAGGACGGCGGGGAGTAG
- a CDS encoding LacI family DNA-binding transcriptional regulator: MARVAGVSQATVSLVVGDKWRGRVSERTAQLVRDAARELGYRPNLAARNLRLGRTRTALLVVPALTNEFFARVYAGAAAGAAEHGFGVVLYPSPQGIGPAKDPFASARAALDGVIASSMAAEALAAIRGTDLPLVMLDSDPADPGAAAHVNLDIADGVRQMTDHLLTLGHRRFVHLASAVASWTFDVRARALADALRTVPDAVVRTVRAPLDVGSAREAAERALSGPGPRPTAIVCDDDIQAAGACKAVRRLGLRVPEDVSVTGFDDLALATAVEPELTTVSLPAERVGERGMSALLAVLEGRPPQEGDLPVTLVVRDSSARAPSA, encoded by the coding sequence GTGGCCCGCGTCGCCGGGGTCTCGCAGGCCACCGTCTCGCTCGTGGTCGGGGACAAGTGGCGCGGCCGCGTCTCCGAGCGCACCGCCCAGCTCGTCCGGGACGCGGCACGCGAGCTCGGGTACCGGCCCAATCTCGCCGCCCGCAATCTGCGGCTCGGGCGGACCAGGACCGCGCTGCTCGTCGTACCCGCCCTCACGAACGAGTTCTTCGCCCGGGTCTACGCCGGCGCCGCCGCCGGCGCCGCCGAGCACGGCTTCGGTGTGGTCCTCTACCCCTCCCCCCAGGGCATCGGGCCTGCCAAGGACCCCTTTGCCTCGGCGCGGGCCGCGCTCGACGGAGTGATCGCCTCCTCCATGGCCGCCGAGGCGCTGGCCGCGATCCGCGGGACGGACCTCCCGCTGGTGATGCTGGACAGCGATCCGGCCGACCCGGGGGCCGCCGCCCATGTGAATCTCGATATCGCCGACGGGGTACGGCAGATGACGGACCATCTGCTGACGCTCGGCCACCGCCGCTTCGTACATCTCGCCTCGGCCGTGGCGTCCTGGACCTTCGATGTACGGGCCCGGGCCCTGGCCGACGCGCTGCGCACCGTCCCCGACGCCGTCGTACGGACCGTCCGCGCGCCCCTGGACGTGGGCAGCGCGCGCGAGGCGGCGGAGCGGGCCCTCAGCGGCCCCGGGCCCCGGCCCACGGCCATCGTCTGCGACGACGACATCCAGGCCGCCGGCGCCTGCAAGGCGGTGCGGCGGCTGGGCCTGCGGGTGCCCGAGGACGTGTCGGTCACCGGCTTCGACGACCTCGCACTCGCCACGGCCGTGGAGCCCGAGCTCACCACGGTGAGCCTGCCCGCGGAACGGGTCGGCGAGCGCGGTATGTCCGCGCTGCTCGCGGTCCTCGAGGGGCGCCCGCCCCAGGAGGGCGACCTCCCGGTGACTCTGGTCGTCCGGGACTCGTCGGCCCGCGCCCCCTCCGCTTGA
- a CDS encoding ferredoxin, giving the protein MTVQHEAPTDGIGEALEVWIDQDLCTGDGICAQYAPEVFELDIDGLAYVKGTEDELLQNPGATTPVPLPLLTDVVDSAKECPGDCIHVRRVSDRVEVYGPDAE; this is encoded by the coding sequence ATGACCGTGCAGCACGAGGCCCCCACCGACGGCATCGGGGAGGCTCTGGAGGTCTGGATCGACCAGGACCTCTGCACCGGGGACGGGATCTGTGCCCAGTACGCCCCCGAGGTCTTCGAGCTCGACATCGACGGGCTCGCGTACGTCAAGGGCACCGAGGACGAACTGCTGCAGAACCCGGGCGCCACAACGCCTGTTCCGCTGCCGCTCCTGACGGATGTCGTGGACTCCGCGAAGGAGTGCCCGGGCGACTGCATTCATGTGCGACGCGTTTCGGACAGGGTCGAGGTCTACGGCCCCGACGCGGAGTGA
- a CDS encoding endonuclease VII domain-containing protein, protein MASSVSTASPRPSGTRFLSQRGICSICQAAPAVHVDHCHETGRVRGVLCFNCNSAIGKLGNDPDTLRRAIAYLEGNAWKPTLVAPGVYQLPS, encoded by the coding sequence GTGGCTTCAAGCGTCAGTACGGCATCACCGAGGCCGAGCGGGACCAGATTCCTGTCGCAGAGGGGCATCTGCTCGATCTGTCAGGCTGCTCCAGCAGTACACGTGGATCACTGCCATGAGACGGGTAGGGTCCGTGGCGTACTGTGCTTCAACTGCAATTCGGCCATTGGCAAGTTGGGGAACGATCCCGACACCTTGCGCCGGGCAATCGCATACCTGGAAGGAAACGCGTGGAAGCCAACACTCGTAGCACCGGGCGTCTACCAGCTGCCTTCCTGA
- the dop gene encoding depupylase/deamidase Dop, which translates to MTVRRVMGIETEYGISVPGHPNANAMLTSSQIVNAYAAAMHRARRARWDFEEENPLRDARGFDLAREAADSSQLTDEDIGLANVILTNGARLYVDHAHPEYSSPEVTNPRDAVLWDKAGERIMAEAAERAAQLPGAQPIHLYKNNTDNKGASYGTHENYLMKRETAFSDIVRHLTPFFVSRQVFTGAGRVGIGQDGHEHGFQISQRADYFEVEVGLETTLKRPIINTRDEPHSDAEKYRRLHVIIGDANLSEISTYLKLGTTALVLSMIEDGFIAVDLAVDQPVRTLHQVSHDPSLKHLVTLRSGRTLTAVQLQMEYFELARKYVEERFGVDADDQTKDVLIRWEDTLNRLENDPMSLSGELDWIAKKELMEGYRRRDNLDWDAPRLHLVDLQYADVRPEKGLYNRLAARGKMKRLLDEPAVERAETKPPEDTRAYFRGRCLEQYADDVAAASWDSVIFDLPGRDSLQRVPTLEPLRGTRNHVKELLDRCRTAEDLVRVLSGG; encoded by the coding sequence ATGACCGTACGGCGAGTAATGGGCATCGAGACGGAGTACGGCATCTCCGTCCCTGGCCACCCGAACGCCAATGCCATGCTCACCTCGTCCCAGATCGTCAACGCCTACGCGGCGGCGATGCACAGGGCGCGGCGCGCCCGCTGGGACTTCGAGGAGGAGAATCCGCTGCGGGACGCCCGCGGCTTCGACCTCGCCCGCGAGGCCGCCGACTCCAGCCAGCTCACCGACGAGGACATCGGCCTGGCCAATGTCATCCTCACCAACGGCGCGCGGCTCTACGTCGACCACGCCCACCCCGAGTACAGCTCACCCGAGGTCACCAACCCCCGCGACGCCGTCCTGTGGGACAAGGCCGGCGAACGCATCATGGCGGAGGCCGCCGAGCGCGCGGCCCAGCTCCCCGGGGCCCAGCCGATCCACCTCTACAAGAACAACACCGACAACAAGGGCGCCTCCTACGGGACGCACGAGAACTATCTGATGAAGCGGGAGACCGCCTTCTCGGACATCGTGCGCCATCTGACGCCCTTCTTCGTCTCCCGGCAGGTCTTCACCGGCGCGGGACGGGTCGGAATCGGCCAGGACGGCCATGAGCACGGTTTCCAGATCAGCCAGCGCGCCGACTATTTCGAGGTCGAGGTCGGGCTCGAGACCACGCTGAAGCGGCCCATCATCAACACCCGCGACGAGCCGCACTCCGACGCCGAGAAGTACCGCAGGCTCCACGTGATCATCGGCGACGCGAATCTGTCGGAGATCTCGACGTATCTGAAGCTGGGCACGACGGCCCTGGTCCTGTCGATGATCGAGGACGGGTTCATCGCGGTGGACCTGGCGGTCGACCAGCCGGTACGCACCCTGCACCAGGTCTCGCACGACCCCAGCCTCAAGCACCTGGTCACACTCCGTAGCGGCCGGACACTCACCGCGGTCCAACTGCAGATGGAGTACTTCGAGCTGGCCCGGAAGTACGTCGAGGAGCGCTTCGGCGTGGACGCCGACGACCAGACCAAGGATGTCCTGATCCGCTGGGAGGACACCCTCAACCGGCTCGAGAACGATCCGATGAGCCTGTCCGGGGAGCTGGACTGGATCGCCAAGAAGGAGCTGATGGAGGGCTACCGCCGGCGGGACAACCTGGACTGGGACGCACCGCGGCTGCACCTGGTGGACCTCCAGTACGCCGACGTGCGCCCCGAGAAGGGCCTGTACAACCGGCTGGCGGCCCGCGGGAAGATGAAACGGCTGCTGGACGAGCCGGCCGTGGAGCGGGCCGAGACGAAGCCGCCGGAGGACACCCGTGCGTACTTCCGTGGTCGTTGTCTGGAGCAGTACGCGGACGACGTGGCCGCGGCCTCCTGGGACTCGGTCATCTTCGATCTGCCGGGTCGTGACTCCCTGCAACGGGTACCGACCCTGGAGCCGCTGCGCGGCACCCGGAACCACGTCAAGGAGCTGCTGGACCGGTGCCGCACCGCGGAAGACCTGGTCCGGGTGCTCTCCGGGGGCTGA